A genomic region of Globicephala melas chromosome 9, mGloMel1.2, whole genome shotgun sequence contains the following coding sequences:
- the LOC115851685 gene encoding LOW QUALITY PROTEIN: small ribosomal subunit protein uS2B-like (The sequence of the model RefSeq protein was modified relative to this genomic sequence to represent the inferred CDS: deleted 1 base in 1 codon) has product MSGALDVLQMKEEDVLKFLAAGTHLGGTNLDFQMKQYVYKRKSDGIYIINLKRTWEMLLLAARAIVATENPADVSVVSSRDTGQRAAATGATPIAGCFSPGIFTNQIQAGFWEPRLLSVVTDPRADHQPLPEASYVNLPTIALCNTDSPLRYVDVAIPRNNKGAHSVGLTWWMLAREVLRMRGTIFREHPWEVMPDLYFYRDPEEIEMEEQAAAEKIVTKEEFQGEWTAPPPELPAPQPEAADWSEGVQVPSGPVQQFPTGDWSARPATAQATEWVGTTTEWS; this is encoded by the exons ATGTCCGGAGCCCTTGACGTCCTGCAAATGAAGGAGGAGGATGTCCTCAAATTCCTTGCAGCAGGAACCCACTTAGGTGGCACCAACCTTGACTTCCAAATGAAACAGTACGTCTACAAAAGGAAAAGTGATGGCATCTACATCATAAATCTGAAGAGAACCTGGGAGATGCTTCTGTTGGCAGCTCGTGCCATTGTTGCCACTGAAAACCCAGCTGATGTCAGTGTCGTATCCTCCAGGGATACTGGCCAGCGAGCTGCTGCCACTGGAGCCACTCCTATTGCTGGCTGCTTCTCTCCTGGCATCTTCACTAACCAGATCCAGGCAGGCTTCTGGGAGCCAAGACTTCTG TCGGTGGTTACTGATCCCAGGGCTGACCACCAGCCTCTCCCAGAGGCCTCTTACGTTAACCTGCCTACCATTGCTCTGTGTAACACAGACTCTCCTCTGCGGTATGTGGACGTTGCCATCCCACGCAACAACAAGGGAGCTCATTCAGTGGGTCTGACGTGGTGGATGCTTGCCCGGGAAGTTCTGCGCATGCGTGGCACCATCTTCCGTGAACACCCATGGGAGGTCATGCCTGATCTCTACTTCTACAGAGATCCTGAAGAGATTGAAATGGAAGAGCAGGCGGCAGCTGAGAAGATTGTGACCAAGGAGGAATTTCAGGGCGAATGGACCGCCCCACCTCCTGAGCTCCCCGCTCCTCAGCCTGAGGCAGCGGACTGGTCCGAAGGTGTGCAGGTGCCCTCTGGGCCTGTTCAGCAGTTCCCCACTGGAGACTGGAGTGCTCGGCCTGCCACTGCCCAGGCCACCGAGTGGGTAGGAACAACCACTGAGTGGTCTTAA